AACCCAACGGCGGGGAACGACTTCCTGATTGGCCCGATGTGGACAGTGACCTCTCCATCGGCCGCCTCGACGCCGGTGATGAGCACCCAGGCAAATAGCACACGGACGCAGACGCCCTCGAGCCCCGTGACCGACCTAGGGGACTCGGTGCCGGAGAGCTTGATGTCGTAGCCGACGCGGTAGCCCCCCACCTCTTCCACGCAACCATCAAGCACTCTGAGAAAAGGCCAGGCTTTCTATTTAACGAAAGTTGAAGTACAAAACATATTTAGTTTTAAATGAGAGCAACTATTGTCAACTAATCGTGTAACAGTACACCAGATCAACATATGATACTCACTAAAATGCACTACATATCTGTTCAACTTTTTCCTTGTGCCCAGGATCAACCTTACCAAAGCTTATAATTGCTTAAAACAAGAATGAAAGATTGTCAGTACATTATAGCTTATCCACATAGCCAGAAAATTTATCGAACTTACTTTTCAGATATTTTGTTGCATTGGGAAATGTCATGAGCATCTGAAAAGaacaatgaattataaattaTGTTACATTTATAACCATAGGTAATAGATTGGAATAAAAAATAATCTAGTGTTAGTTAGTACACATAAATCAGAGCAATGTTACATCGAGAAAACACAATTTATAAGAACAAGGGCAGTACGACAGGAGTTGATGGCATGGTCTTTAGGATTCATGCCTCTGATGGGGTTGTTGTCGCGAAATTTAAATCTTCTTCAAAGGCAATAACTTAAATGCTCAATCACATGATCTTTAAAATCTGTTAAATTCTATGTTGTTAGTTTGACAAATCAGAGTACGATCGAGAACGTAGTAGATCTACCAAAAGGTAACATGTGGCTAACAGAAAGCTTTCTATAGTCCAAACGTTTCTTTTTAGTATGAAATAATGTACTGAAATTGTCATATGTAGACTTTACTTACAGGTCAGAAGACATAGGAATGTATAAATAACTAATATAGAGGCATGGTAAAATTCAACAAGGAAAATTGGGAGAATGACATGAGCATCCACTCACAACTCATTGAAAGATGGCTGGCTATACAAAGACAGGTAGTTTGGCTTGCAAACAACAAAATAAAATTTGACAAATTAATTGGCTTGCCTGTATGGCTAGAACAGTTTGTACTTTATACAGTGGATAATTATTGCATCAATAAATACATGTTTATGAACCTTAAGAGCGGCATAGCATCCTGCAATTGGATTGGCAGCTGCAAGAAATGAAGTCCCTAAAATGAGTATTATTGTAATGGCAGCTTTGGCAATTGATATTGTTTGCTGCTCCATGGCCTCAGGAATCGCAGCTCTAGAATTCTATAAGAAAACAGGGACTGGGTTAATGAGGTTTCGACAGAGCATACCAAGAAAGAAGATTTACTATGTCTATTCTAGtttcaccaaacatataaactggTGCCAACCTGTCTTCAGGTCGCATCTTATCAAATTCATCGATACAAACCACTCCACCATCACCCAAAAACCATGACTCCTTATAAAAAAACTCAAGGGAACTTAACATCTAAGTAAAACAAAATCAAAAGCAATAATATGGTCTCTCTCTTTTTCCTGATCCGCATTAATTTGCTTGTTGCCCAGCCTTGTTGATAAGGAGACGCGTGAAAGTTAGTTATCATCAAGAAGCCAAGGCAAAGTCATTTCTTTTTACCTAAAATTTCTGATCATTCCTTTTTACCTAAATAGAGCTTAATCGCTCCTTACTGATTCACAAGCTCCACAGGTAAGATGGGGATATAAAACAATATGTGATAGTGATATATACTATACATATCACTAAAAGTATGCACGTCAAGCATGTACTTAGACCCTCCAAAATCATAGTGCCCCAAAAACAACGTACCGGAGAAGGCGTTGTAGCTCAGGTCTAGCGCATGCAGATGCGCAAGGCGAACGATGGTCGCTAGGACCTCCCCGCGGAATGAATTGGAGCTCAGGTTCAGCATACGCAGGAATGTGAGGTTCCCGAAGGCCGTGGAGAGCGTGCCAGTGAGCCCGTAAAAGGGCAGGCTCAGCGACACCACCTGGCCGCTGCCGCTGCACACCATGCCTTCCCATCTACAGACACCACTGCAGACTTGACACCTCCATCGACAGTGCAGACGCCTCCACCTCAGATTTGGGCTGCATGATTCTCGTCGATTTGGGGCGAGGATAGCAGGGAGGGCGGGAAGGACCATCATCTCGAACAACCCAGCCAGCACCATCTCGGCCGCCGCGCGCGAGGCAGGGGGGAGAAGGGGTGCTGCTCCGCCATGGCCTCGACGCCCGAGTCCTCCGGCGGACCTTCCATATCAGGCGCGGGCGCGGGAATTGGAGGAGGTGAGGTGGTCTGGTGGACGGTTGAGGTCAACGGACGGTTGAGGTCGACGACCGGTGGGGTGGTGGTCTGGTGGAGGCCGCCGGTGGGGGAGGAGGAGGTCGTTGTGCCGCGCGTTGAAGAGGATGGGGAAATGGAGGCCGCCGGAGTTGGAGGATGTCGTTCTGCCGCGATGGAGGAAGGGGGTTGGGTTGCACGATGTGCGCGTGACGCCTCACGAACGCGAGCATCGCGGCGGGGGTAATGGCAGTGGGGGCGCCGGGGCTATCGCTCGCACCTCCAACCTCTGGGGGCGGGGGCTGGGCGGCGGGATTGGACAGCTGGCGGCGGTGAAATCGGGGAAGGAAGAAAGGTAGGGTCGTGGGGAGTCCGGGCGGCAGGATCGGGAGGTGGGATCGGACGGCAGGATCAGGGGTGGGATCCGGCGGCTGGTGGGCGAGATCGAACAGTTGAAATTGCAGAACAACGGAATGGACGATTGAGATTGCAGGATGGTAGAACGGCAGAACCATGAGAGACAGACTACTCTTAcactcttaataagtagtatagataaaATAATTAATGTATGTGTTTTTTATATATGTCTATATTCATCATTACCTATTTCAATGTAAACATAAAAAACTAATAGCTAAGGTGAACAGTAATTTGGGACGAAGGGGACGTACTTTTCTCAGCAAAAAATGCTTTTTGTAACTCAGTAAAAATTAGCACACATATGTACCACTACAACACACAGCGACTTTTACAGGCTCCGAATATTTGCTTTATTGCCTTTATAGATATCAAGTGCCTAAGAATGTTTCATGCATGCCCTCTTGTCACCAAGTTTTTTTATAGAGAGAGAAAAAACAGGAAAAAATCAATTTGTGGGCCAGACTCACGCAAGGCCTGCCTTGGTTAATTTTGGGCCTGATTTCTTGCCCACTCCCCCAATTGAACTACTTTTTTGGGACCAACCTTTTCGAGTTTTTTTTGCTAGAACTAGACTATCAGGCCTAATGAAATGGGTTCTCAAGCGGCAAGTTGTTGAGGATCTCCTTCTCTGTCGAATGTCCTCAAGACGGAGAAATTGTCTATAAGCAACAAGATTGAATGCTGAAGCTACAACAAACATGAGCAAAGCCCCAAAGGAGTATAGCTTCGGCTAAAGTGGTTACGAAGGTCAAATACGATGTTAAGTCAAAGAGAAAAAGATATGTTAATTTATGATGTTTGTATTAAAATTATGTGTATATGTTAGggtcataaatgtaattttacttgGGCTGCAtctcttgcctataaatagatgaacagtatccacGTACTGTTCATGTTGGATTGGAATTGCATTCTCGTTTTCgccttcgaacaagccgaaggtacaaatgtaatatacatTATGTATTGCTTTGTCAACATATGATATGAATATGGGTTTTAATGTTATTTAACATTTGATATGAAATGAATAAACATCATAATGTTACATTTGCGATTATATTTTTATATTTGTGAATGATGAAGATTTGTTCTTCACGACTTTCGTCTGAGATTCATTATGaccgaaaggaaataatgcttcgaaggacgaaggtacttaacatttaacaattgtgttgcattGTTTTATGATTCAGTAGTAAAAAACAAGAGACCAACACAGGCTTCGTATAGATATAGTGCTATTTAGGGTGTGTTTGTACTAGattatataagttggattatGGTAGAATAATAAAAGTGTAAACTATCACATTGTGACCATATTGGGTAACTTATTTTAGCTTATTTATAATCATAATATGGTATTTATCCTTTTACCCTTCCACGataatccaacttatataatCTAGGAGGAAAACAAACATGACCTGATGGATAGCTTTCTATATCAGTGTAATTGTATTACTATTAAATATTAACCACTTGTAGGATGAGGTGCAGGTAGGATTATGGCCTACTAGAGCTGCACCAAATAGACCACTCTTTAAATAGGCATGGCATATAAAAAGCAAGGATATTGTGCTAGCTGATGTTATGTGGTGGATTAGTTTGGAAGTAAAGAAAGGCTACTACCATGCATGGGTGAGAACTAGGAgtagtaaataaataaataaataaataaatgctaATAAAAAGGGAGGAGGAGAAGACTCAATAATTCTTCCTCGAAGTTATGCATAGGTTGCTATAGTGTAAATTAACCTATCTAATATCACTAAATATAGCGCATAAGTTCTCTTTCTTTCTCCTTGTCAAAGCATCCATCTACAAGACTACAACGACGTAAGTCTTTgctatattaaagcaccagtttcgacGGTCATACTGCGTTATTTCTTTTACAAAGAACCCCTTACATACCTTTGAAATTAACCTGCGGCCTAGATCAGATGTCATCTCTATTCTATTTGTTTACACAACAGTGTTCTCGCCGTCGTCGCCGTAGGAACAAATTTTGTCCATTTCGCAATAACCTCCGCCCGCTTCTCCCCCACGACCAGATCAGATGTCATCTCTATCCTATTTGTTCGTACAACAGCGTTCTCACCTTCGTCGCCCCTAGCAACAAATCTTGTTCATTTTGCAACAATCTCCGCCCGCTTCTCTCGCCGCTGCACACCTATGCCTCGCCTGCTCCTTGGCGCCCGCCGTCGTGCCTATGTGTGATGTCCCACTGCCCCTCTAATTTACTTCCTTTCTTTTACTTCCCCTCGCTCACGCACTACATTGAAACATGGTATGTGCAGGCTACGACAGCATCAGCGTGTGAGGGCGCCGGAGGACGGCGGCGCGTGCCGACCATCGGTCCCGACTGGCGCTCGTTCCGCGCCTATCTGTACTTCAAGGAGCAGCTCTTTGATCGGAGGGATGATACCTTGTATTTTCGAGACATTTACTAGAATTATGTTCCTAAGCAATTCACTAGTGTTTTATGATGGTATGGGATTACCATCACTTACAATTGCAAATAAAAATGTCTAAACTTAATAGTAGGGGTGTGTTTGAAAAAAGTCCTACATTGGTAACTCTGACTCTTGACAGTATAAAAGGCGTGGAGGATCGCAACGTGATCTCGTCTAGGCTGTCTTCAATTCATGTGAATCTGTCGCTTTATAAGATATATAAGAGGAACAACTCGCTAACCCTTTTTATGATTGTATGAGTGAAATCTTCAATAGAATATCATAGAAAAAATGGTAGCACCTCTCCTAAAATATCGACATGAATCGAGCATGAACAAAAATTTCATCTCTGCCTATACTGTCAAGAAAAAAAGGtcttaaataataaataaatggtACGATCTCCAGATTTCTATTTGCCTACTAGCTATGTAGCTTAGATTCCATTTCCATGCATATAGTATAGCGGCATGTGTGGAAAACACGATGCCCGACTCCTCTTGGCAACCTTactttcagcacagaagcattcaACGCAATCCACGTCAGACGTTCGCCTAGCTTGATAGCTGGGACTTTGTTCAAATGAGCAGCACACGTCATCATGTACCTTGATAGCTAGGACTTGGTTCAAATGAGATATGGCCGGCAGGTGGTGCCACCTCCAAATTCCACTTCCACACGCATGGAGCAACATCTGTGTATGCTCTTACAGCGACAGATCGGATCGGATGGCTGCTGCTCTTGACGTTCGAGCGACACCCGGGtccgaattttttgttttttagtCCCTTTCGAGACAAAAATTTACCAGAAAATTTATTTGCACGTTTGGACCCGAAGCTCGGCGTCATAGgttgtggcgccgaggtaacacagctcggcgtcacaggctatggcgccgagctatgtGACGTGGCAGTCTgcgtggcacctagctcggcgccacagatcttggcgccgagctaggaaatACCCGCAAACTACCTTTCTCTCTGCGCGTTTCTTCTCTGTTCGCGTCACTTCTACCGCCGCAAAACCCACCGCCGCCCGCCCAACTCCGGACcggctcgccgccggccgcccgcCCCGCTCCCTGCCGCCCGGAGCTCCGCCGAGCGAGCCCGGAGTTCCCCGCCCCGCTCGCCCGCCTCGCTCCCTGCCGCCCGGAGCTCCGCCGAGCGAGCCCTGCCGCCCGGAGCTCCGCCGAGCGAGCCCTGCCGCCCggagctcgccgccgccgcccggagCTCCGCCAACGCTCGGCCACCGCGCGCTAGGCACCGGCGCTCGCCACCGCGCTACGGTCGGCCACCGCCCGCTCCGGCCCCGGCAGGTCCCGCCCCCACTGCCGCCCGGTatttttttttttaatttcttagTTTGTAAACTGTTAgctattgttagtgtttagtaattagttagctatccacttatttattgtttagtaaatagttagATATTTTGTTGTTAGTGTTTATTAAAATAGTTAGCTAGTTTCTTGCTTAgtatattgttagtgtttagtaaattcttagtgattatatagttagcattttgtttagcgcattgatattacatgttttctgtgttggcaaccatcgtgttgtcgtttattcgcaggttctataaacatcactttacaggggaggtgctgccaaattttttattgacaataggtttttttgtacgtaggtgttcgtccgacttgaccttctccaccgttagctggactcgtacgcgttctcaggtatacattgttttcgtacattatttatagattatgtaatttcgtttgatgtgttcatttaatatttactatatagttattagttaatatatatttattacttagtaagttagtaggcttaagtatatagccattattgagttagtaatccatttttgtaatagatggacagcctagtaacactataccacggaggaagggtggagatagatgcttatgggagtgttacttttgatggtatgaagatcgtgaccatgttgttcgatgaaagaccatcttttgacaagcttttggctcgagcttgtgaggagattagttgcgacataaacgaccctagaatatcaattcagggtttgttgtcccatattacatatgtAACAGTTGTCtgacggttgatctccattacctcagaagatgattgggtgatatatttaagaattgtgaagacgatggttccaccatgtttggatgtggttgttcaaaagttaccTGTTAATCATTGCGATGGTCCAGTCGGGTtatctccacaaatgccaaatgcatctcgtattgaagctcctttggtagagcttcatgaagaagtggttgttgtgcccgatgctcaatcgggtccgcacgagtatgggatttctcgtcctcttcctggcgtttgtggggcttctaatgcggtggtacccccccaagagatcccattgacccaggatccagttcacgatcatcctagtaagtgtcttcgacacattgttcgtatccatcgtaatttcgtttgattagactttttaatgtggtttttcttgctccgacccgatgcaggatctccacatatcgataatgctgcttatcttgatgtgcctgtgtcatataatatggacaacatatgcagggcatccaatagtgttgatgttcagattgaggatgaggaggagccatatgaggctgcacgggccttagattctgatgatgaccgtccggttcaagaaatgaccgagcaagaaattgaactcataagacgtttgtgtccggagcgagaccctgcagtacatgaatttagcagtttaagtcattccacccgtgcttatgctgaaggacgtgacgatgaactgctagaggctccggataacgccgacagcattgagattaaggtaggcttacttttcaaggacctgcctacactgagacgatggctacaggaatattctgtgaaccggaagaggccgttcaaggtgagacattcgtatgcacagcgtcgttacactgttgtgtgcgaggtgtcggaatataattggagggtatgtgcccgaaggcagaaggacaccggaaagtttaagatcaccaaaattgtaggtccacacacttgtgcccagacagagctgagctctaagcatcgtcagttgacatctaccctgattgtgaaaaggatattggggatattgaagggtcagccaaacttgaaggtgaagtcaattatgaccatgacttcggagctgtttggttacaggatcaaatatgggaaagcatggagggcaaagcagcgagcatggaagatgatatacggggattgggaggagggttatgagaaattaccagcattgttcaatgcaatgaaagcaaaaaacccaggcatgcattacgagtacatccccaaacctaatgaatggaggaacgacagagagatattttttcgtgctttctggtgtttctcgcagtgcgtagaggccttcaggcattgtcgtcccgtgctctctattgatggtacttttctgcttgggaagtataagggcacattgttggttgccatatcatgcgacgcagacaacgcactggttcctttggcatttgctttggtggagagggagaacagagatagttggtcttggttcttgcggcttgtacgcatccatgtcgtaggccctggacgcgaagttggtgtcatatctgacagacaccaaggtattcttaatgcagtgcaagagcagattcctggctacgcacccatgcaccacagatggtgcactcgacatctagcagaaaatcttcttcgaaaggatcatagcaaggctaacttccccctttttgaggaggtatgtcgacagttggaggtttcgtttttcgaggataagttgaaggaactaaaagatgcaacaaatgctgaaggtaagaactggattgctggattgctgagggaaccgcagaaatggacaagggcctacgacgaaggtggctggtggttcgagtttcagactagcaacatggtcgagtcatttaacagtgtgctcaagggtatacgggcagggctggacgaaatgctcgtggctcgctGGCTCGCTCGTTTCATGGTCAGCTCGGAtcggctcggatcggctcgtttgaattttgtCATGAGttgagctgacatcctagctcgattcgttaacgagccagctcggttcgttaacgagccagctcgcgagctaaacgagctaccatattccagttaaacgaaactatatacatatcatttacagaataattgatgaacatgttatatatatgtgaggtgtctatggcctatgaattaaactaatgattaatgaactatatatatgtgttaatttggtctatgcaaatgtaattatgggttaaactgatgaacatgtatgtgaattgtgaattaatgagtgatgaattgtgctaatttggtgttatattgacgtgatttgtgaaactatgagtataattactattttctattgttaaattagtttgaaattaactaaaaaataTTTATTATGTTcattttatttttttctgctctggctcgcgagctaaacgagccagctcgagctcgtaaacgagccgagccgagctgactctgtggctcgttaccttaacgagccgagtcgagctggctcgttagcttaacgagccagctcgaactcggacgagccgagccgagctggctcgttatccacccctatatacggggcatgccagtcaatgctatagtaacattcactttttataggcttgtggcttggtttaatgatagacacgcgcaggccaaggcaatgcagacccgagggcagagatgtgcacctaaaccaacatcacaccttaataatgcaaaggaacgtgcccatagacatgaggtacaatgctttgatgaggagttgggtaaatacgaggtaacaacactaggcggcataacttccgacggtgaggtgcgaccttcgaggacacatgtcgtgttacttgatgcattctcgtgcggatgtggtaaacctagacaataccattttccatgttctcattatgttgcggccgcacatcatcgtaactttgcatttgagagcagaataccttctgagttcagtgtagagagcttagtacgtacctggagccctcgttttgagccatttcttgatgagtcacaatggccaacgtacaccggtccggtatacgttgctgatccagcgcatcaatgggacaaacgtggtagtaggaaaaggagccggtgcaacatggttatggatcaggtttccggtcgcagtaggagaggtcgagcgtccccctttctcgtggacccagagcagaatgaatgcggaaaatgcggtagacttggccacaactcacgtacatgcatttggacacttagtgaggtgtgatatatttttttatacacaAATTTTATTCTAATATGTCGATGTTTTTGTTACACTTTGTACACAACTTATATTCTAATATGTTGATATCTTAATTTGCAGGATGGCGCAGTTCCACTTGCTGGACCCTCACTACGACGAGCACCACAGGGGCCGTCTCACCGCAGAGGGAGAGGTAATATTTTGCACATAAATTAAATTTTCGAATTAATATATGCGACCTATATTTGACTAATGAAAATTCTTTTGATTGCTAGGTGTTGCCCGTTCTGCGGGTCCAGACACACGACCGGTTTCTGGAGGAGATGAGGTACGATGAGAGGTACACTCCTCTCCTACAGAGGGCTGGCTTGGACGTCTTATCGTACCAGGTCCGCCGTGGGCTGCCCACTTTCAACCCAGCGGCGTTGACGGCTCTGGTCGACAGGTAAAGACTTCTCTAGTTGTTTAATATTTACAATTATCAAATCTACTTTGCATACTAATGATTTTGTATTCGTTTGTCTTCCAATAGGTGGCGGCCAGAGACTCACACT
This portion of the Zea mays cultivar B73 chromosome 2, Zm-B73-REFERENCE-NAM-5.0, whole genome shotgun sequence genome encodes:
- the LOC103648152 gene encoding uncharacterized protein isoform X5; protein product: MVLAGLFEMMVLPALPAILAPNRRESCSPNLRWRRLHCRWRCQVCSGVCRWEGMVCSGSGQVVSLSLPFYGLTGTLSTAFGNLTFLRMLNLSSNSFRGEVLATIVRLAHLHALDLSYNAFSDAHDISQCNKISEKVLDGCVEEVGGYRVGYDIKLSGTESPRSVTGLEGVCVRVLFAWVLITGVEAADGEVTVHIGPIRKSFPAVGFKSSPWCIIGLATKAWPFLRVLDGCVEEVGGYHVGYDIKLSSTESPRSVTGLEGVRVRVLFAWVPITGVEAVDGEVTVHIGPIRKSFPAVGFKSSPRCIIRLEAWSLVMGWRLRIQANITDHNIKCMRQGKEANRVCRLLDDHTYQKGFSSIIG
- the LOC103648152 gene encoding uncharacterized protein isoform X3 translates to MVLAGLFEMMVLPALPAILAPNRRESCSPNLRWRRLHCRWRCQVCSGVCRWEGMVCSGSGQVVSLSLPFYGLTGTLSTAFGNLTFLRMLNLSSNSFRGEVLATIVRLAHLHALDLSYNAFSDAHDISQCNKISEKVLDGCVEEVGGYRVGYDIKLSGTESPRSVTGLEGVCVRVLFAWVLITGVEAADGEVTVHIGPIRKSFPAVGFKSSPWCIIGLATKAWPFLRVLDGCVEEVGGYHVGYDIKLSSTESPRSVTGLEGVRVRVLFAWVPITGVEAVDGEVTVHIGPIRKSFPAVGFKSSPRCIIRLEAWSLVMGWRLRIQANITDHNIKCMRQGKEANRVCRLLDDHTYQKGFSSIIGKVSQLDIA
- the LOC103648152 gene encoding uncharacterized protein isoform X4, producing MVLAGLFEMMVLPALPAILAPNRRESCSPNLRWRRLHCRWRCQVCSGVCRWEGMVCSGSGQVVSLSLPFYGLTGTLSTAFGNLTFLRMLNLSSNSFRGEVLATIVRLAHLHALDLSYNAFSDAHDISQCNKISEKVLDGCVEEVGGYRVGYDIKLSGTESPRSVTGLEGVCVRVLFAWVLITGVEAADGEVTVHIGPIRKSFPAVGFKSSPWCIIGLATKAWPFLRVLDGCVEEVGGYHVGYDIKLSSTESPRSVTGLEGVRVRVLFAWVPITGVEAVDGEVTVHIGPIRKSFPAVGFKSSPRCIIRLEAWSLVMGWRLRIQANITDHNIKCMRQGKEANRCRVCRLLDDHTYQKGFSSIIG
- the LOC103648152 gene encoding uncharacterized protein isoform X1, which produces MVLAGLFEMMVLPALPAILAPNRRESCSPNLRWRRLHCRWRCQVCSGVCRWEGMVCSGSGQVVSLSLPFYGLTGTLSTAFGNLTFLRMLNLSSNSFRGEVLATIVRLAHLHALDLSYNAFSDAHDISQCNKISEKVLDGCVEEVGGYRVGYDIKLSGTESPRSVTGLEGVCVRVLFAWVLITGVEAADGEVTVHIGPIRKSFPAVGFKSSPWCIIGLATKAWPFLRVLDGCVEEVGGYHVGYDIKLSSTESPRSVTGLEGVRVRVLFAWVPITGVEAVDGEVTVHIGPIRKSFPAVGFKSSPRCIIRLEAWSLVMGWRLRIQANITDHNIKCMRQGKEANRCRVCRLLDDHTYQKGFSSIIGKVSQLDIA
- the LOC103648152 gene encoding uncharacterized protein isoform X2, translating into MVLAGLFEMMVLPALPAILAPNRRESCSPNLRWRRLHCRWRCQVCSGVCRWEGMVCSGSGQVVSLSLPFYGLTGTLSTAFGNLTFLRMLNLSSNSFRGEVLATIVRLAHLHALDLSYNAFSDAHDISQCNKISEKVLDGCVEEVGGYRVGYDIKLSGTESPRSVTGLEGVCVRVLFAWVLITGVEAADGEVTVHIGPIRKSFPAVGFKSSPWCIIGLATKAWPFLRVLDGCVEEVGGYHVGYDIKLSSTESPRSVTGLEGVRVRVLFAWVPITGVEAVDGEVTVHIGPIRKSFPAVGFKSSPRCIIRLEAWSLVMGWRLRIQANITDHNIKCMRQGKEANRCRFSSFLLDPFLAILDLHSPGLQGLPFA